The DNA sequence CAGCCCTTGCAGCACGTTTAACGTTTTTTTTGCGGAAAAGCCGAAACGTTGGTTGGCATCGCGTTGCAGTTCCGTTAAATCGTACGGCAGTAGTTGTGGCTCGCTTTTTCCTTTGCGGCGGATCGAGCGGACGGTGCCGCGCTGCCCTTGTATTTTTTCATGGAGTTTCTGAGCTCTCGCCTCGTCGAACAGACGCTTGTCGCCCTTTCGTTCCCACGTTGCGGTAAAGGTGGGGAAGCGGGCGTGCAACGTCCAGTATTCTTTCGGGACGAAGCTGTTAATGGCGTTTTCTCGTTCAAGCACCATCGCCAGTGTCGGCGTTTGCACCCGTCCGGCGGAGAGTGGGTCGTCGTATTTCGTCGTCAACGCGCGCGTCACGTTGAGGCCGATGAGCCAGTCTGCCTCGGCGCGGCACACGGCCGATTGATACAGCGAATCGTATTGTTTCGCTGGTTTCAGTTGCTTAAAGCCGTCGCGAATGGCGCGGTCGGTTTGCGAGGAAATCCAGAGGCGCTTCACCGGCTTTTTCCAGTGGATTTTTTCGATAATCCAGCGGGCGACGAGTTCGCCTTCGCGCCCTGCGTCAGTGGCGATGACAAGTTCGTTAATGTCTGAACGCTTGGCGAGGCGTTCGATTGCCTTAAATTGCGCGCTTGTCTTACGAATGACCTTTAGCCCCATTTTGTCCGGAATTAACGGCAAATCGTTGAGGCGCCACGTTTGGTATTTTTTGTCGTAATCCTCCGGCATTTTTAACTCGACAAGGTGTCCGAGTGCCCAAGTGACAATATATTTCTGTCCTTCGATGAAGTTTTTCTGTTGATTGTGGCAACCGAGTACGTGCGCTAAGTCGCGGGCGACGCTCGGTTTTTCTGCGAGGACGAGTGTTTTCATCGCGATCTCCTTTCAAGACGTGTGATCACAAAAAGAAAACTAGAGCTGGTCTCCAGTTTTCTATAACGGACGATCGAGTTGTTTCTATATTATACATTGTAACGTCTCATATGCTAATGGGCAACGGACACGGCCCTTCTCGGGCAATGGGGAGGTCTGCCATACGACTCCGCCATGGGACCACGCCGTTCGGTGCCGTTCGATCCTATCATTCGATTAGGTAAACAGCGCTTGTAAAATAAAGTTGAGCGCGAATAAGGCGGCAACAACGTAAAGTGTCGGCGACAGTTGTTGCCCTTTTCCCACGGCGATTTGCAGCAGTGGGTACGCGATAAACCCGAAGGCGATGCCGTCGGCGATGCTGTATGTCAGGGGTATGAGCACGATCACTAAAAAAGCGGGAAACCCTTCCGTAAAGCGGTGAAACGGGATATGTTTCACGTTTTGCATCATCAGTCCGCCGACGACGATTAAAATCGGCGCGATCGCTCCGTCGGGGATGATCGCAATGACGGGTAGGGCAAATACTGCCGTGCCAAACAACAGTGCCGCTGTCACGGCGGTCAAGCCGGTTCTTCCGCCTGCGGTTATGCCGGATACGCTCTCCGCCGCACAGACTGTCGGACTCGTGCCGAATAACCCCGACAAGGCGGCAGAGACAGAAGAGGCTTGGAAAGCGCGTTTAAACTTGCGCGCATCAGGTAGCATCCCGTGCAACAAGCCCATCGTTTCAAAAGTAATGATCATCGTTAGCGAGAACGTTGCCGTCCAGAAGCGAACGTTCAGCCAATCGAAGGCGAATGTGAGTTGTCCGAGTGCGTCCATATACGGTTATAGTGAAATGCCGCCGCTAGGCGCCTGGCTAAACGACGTTTGTCCGCTTAATAGCCCGACGACGGTTGTCAGAGCGATCGCAAGTAAAAAGCTGCCCTTAACGTTTCGTGCGTACAAGACGATCGTGACGAGCAACCCGAACAGCGTAAGCAGCGCTGCCGGCTCGTGCAAATCGGCGAGCGTGAGCATCGTCGACGAGTCAGCTGCGACGAGGTGTCCTTTTTGCAAGCCGATAAACGTCAAAAAGAGACCGATGCCGACGGTGATGCCGTTTTTCAGTGCGTTGGGAATGGCGCGGTGTAATTTTTCACCTAATGTCGTTACGGCGGCGAGCACAAAAAACAGGCCAGAAAGGACGACACAGAGGAGCGCTTCTTGCCAAGAGAGCCCCATCGATTGCACAATCGTATACGTAAAAAAGGCGTTAATGCCCATACCGGGCGTAATGACAATCGGTGCGTTCGCCCACAAGCCGATCAGTAAACTGCCGACGACACTGGCAATAATCGTGGCAATCGTTCCCGCTTGCAGTGGAATGCCAGCGTCCGCTAAAATAAGCGGATTAACGACGACGATGTACGCAATTGTAAAAAAAGATGTCACACCGGCGGTTATTTCCTGCCGGATCGAGCATTCCTGTGCTTCCAGTTGAAATAGACGATTTAACAGGTTATACAACAAATTCCCTTCTTATGATCTACAAAACCCCTCAACCCACCCGTGACTAAAGCCATTGTCACCATTACCTATTATACACAAAAACTGTATTTGTACAGTGGGAGAGGTGGGGAGGTTTTCGCACGGTTAACCTTTCGCTTGTATTTGTTGAATCTAAAATCGGCTTAAAAATTCATGAAGCGATCGTGTAAGGATATTTTATTGACAACCTAAGTGCATAGTGTTTATATTATACATATACACATTAAACACTATGAACAGGTACCCGAAAAAAGGGGGGTTCCATGAATATTATTATTTCCAATGTCGTTAAGGAGCCGATCTACGAGCAAATTAAGCAGCAAATCAAACAGAGCATCTTGAAAGGTGAGCTAAGCGAAGGCGATGCCCTCCCTTCGATTCGCCAACTGGCGAAGGATCTGCACATTAGCGTCATTACGACGAAGCGGGCGTACGATGAGTTGGAACGGGAAGGATTTATCACGTCTGTCGTCGGAAAAGGATCGTTCGTCGCGGGACAAAACAGTGATTTACTGCGGGAAAAACGGCTGAAGATGATTGAAGAGAAGCTAGC is a window from the Numidum massiliense genome containing:
- a CDS encoding GntR family transcriptional regulator, whose protein sequence is MNIIISNVVKEPIYEQIKQQIKQSILKGELSEGDALPSIRQLAKDLHISVITTKRAYDELEREGFITSVVGKGSFVAGQNSDLLREKRLKMIEEKLAEVVSESHMLGIRLDELKEMLTLLYEVDD